The DNA sequence TCTCGAACGACTTTCCGCAAGGTTTCACGGCGCAGGCGCATCCGGCAAAGACGCTGGGGCAGGCCGACATCGACGGGTCCGCGGTCGCCGCGTTCACCGACGCCCAAGTCGACCCGCCGCAGTGCCGTTCGGTGGTCATCCCGCCGTATGTCGATCCAACCGTCGGCACCGAAGCCGCCGGCGTGATCGGGCAGGGAGACCAGGGCAACATGTATGTCGTCGCCCTGCGATCGCCCAATCCCATTGCGGTGGCAGCCGATCCGGCGGGCTGCGAGCAGATCTCGCTGGCCGGATCGCCGGAGGCGACCGGGACGGTGCAACGCATTGCGGCTCCCGCCATCGACGGTGTCACCACCACCGGCGTGAAGCTGTCCGTCGCGGACCCCGCTGAGGATCCCGACTACCTCTACACGGCGGCGCTCGATGAACGAACATCGGTCGTCGTGATGGGCAGCGCGGACCAGCAGTTGGACCCGCAGCGGTTGATGTCAGACCTGTTGGTCAAGGCGGTCTCGGCGGTCCGCGGGCAGCAACAGTCGTGAGCCGGCCACACGGGCCGAAATTGCAGTAGTGCGCTACTGAGGGCGCCGCGCCGCGCGCGACTGACGATGTTCTTTGCCAGCCAGGAATCTGGACATCGTCGGTCGCGCGCGGCGCGAACGCAGATCAGGAGTACATGCGATGACTACTGCAACCCGTACCTGGGCTACCCCGACAGCAGTCGCCGGAATCGCCGTGGTGTGCGCCGGTCTGATCGTCGTCACGCCCGTACCGAGACCTGATATCGAACGTGCCAAGGTCACGCTGACCGCCGCCGCGGACCTCTTGGACCTGGCGAGCTTGACCGACGTCGTAGCCGACAACCCCGGGGGGCTGCTGGGCCTCGACGATCTCACCGGGGAACTCGCCGGCAGTCCGCTCGGTGGCGCAGCGGAGGACACGTTGTGGTGGCAATCTTTGCTCTCCTCGGTGCTGCTTTTGTTCCCAGAGGAGTGGCGATTCCCCATTATCTTCCTCGTGCCGGGGATACTGTTTTATCTGTGGGGCATCATCACGTGGCCCTTCAATGTGTTAGAAAATTTGGCCCATTCGGCGTGGGAGTTCATCGCCGAAGTTTTCGGGTTCGATCCCTATCCGGCTGCTGCCGAGGCGTTGGCCACCGCACCTGACACATTCGATCTCCCCCCGTTGACCATCGACGGCTGGTTCGACGAAGGCGCGCTTGCCGACGTGGCAATCATGTTGGAGCCCAATGTCGATGGCTTCGACCCACTGGTCGACGCGCCCGGAGCCATGGACATCGGTGCGCTGCTGAGCGGCGAGTTGATCCCGTGACGCTTTGCGGGTCAGCGCACCGCGTGCACCGGCAGCACCAGTACCGATGAGCCCAAGTCGATCGTGTGCGTTGCCGGTCGCTGAGCGGCGCCGCTGATCGCGGGTTCACCGGTGCCCAGGTTGCGGGCGAACCGGGGGTGACAGCCGCCGGCGATCAGCAGCCGGACCCGGGAACCGGCCGCGAAGCGGTGGGCGATCTGGTCCAGGGTGATCCGGACCGTCCCCGAGGATTGGTTCAGCCGACGGTAGCCGTCGCTGACATTGCGTGAGCGTCCGCGGGAGTCGACCTCGCTGACCCTGATGAACAGGTCGACGTGCGGGTTGTCGCTGCAATGCGCCAGCTCCACCACCGGGCTGCCGAACACCTCGACATCCGCGGTCAGCGGCTCCCCGGTGAAGGTCAGCACGTCGGCGCGGCGCGCCAGCACGTCGTCGCGCTGGTAGCCGCCACCCGGGGCGAGCAGCCGCCCGCCCACCGTGGGAGTGGGGTCGGCGGGATCGTAGTGAAAGCTCGCCGAGTCTGTCGCACCGTCGGCCACCGGGGATTCGGCCAGCCGCCCGCCCGGCTGCAGCCACCAGCTTCGGCCGGTTGACTCGGGAGGCCAATCCGGCAAGTCACGCCAGCCTCCGCCGCCGGTGATGCTGACGCGCACCGGGCTGGTTCGCGCCGGCCCGTCGGTGCCGGCCAGGTGAGTGCCGAGCCAGGCCAGGGATTCCGTGGTGACGGTGCGCAGTCCTTTGGTCAGCATCTCGGTGTGTGTCCACGGTCCGACGGTCAGCGCGACCTCGGCTCCCCGGTCGCCCAGCGTCGCGAACTGGGCCAGCGCCTGATCCAAGAACAGGTCTTGCCAGCCGCTGAGCAGCAGCACCGGCACCCGGGTCTGCTCCAGGGCGACCGGGTGACGCAACCTGTCCCAGAACGGGTCGTCGCGATCAGGGTGCTCGACCCAGGACTCGTACCAGGGGGAGCCGTCGCCCAGTAGGGCCCGGCCGGCCGAGCCCAGCGGCAACGCGGCCGCGGCGCGTTTGACCCTGCGTTGCGCGGTCAGCTGTTGCAGCCCGGCTCGGATCCGCGGACGCACCTCCTGGTGGGCCATCATGTGGCTCCAGCCCAAAAAGTCGTTGAGCGCGAATGACCCCACACCCCAGGTCGACTGGTACAGATCGTGCGGCCCGACGGTGATGACGGCGGCCTTCAATTCCGGCGGCGGGTCGGCCAGCAACGCCCACTGGGTGAAGCCCAGATACGACAACCCGATGGTGCCGAAGGACCCGGTGAACCATGGTTGGGTGCGCATCCAGGCCACGGTGTCGGCACCGTCGGCGGCCTCGTTGACCATCGGCTCGAACGCACCGCCGGAGCCGAAGGTGCCGCGCACACTCTGCAGGATCACCCGGTACCCGCGAGCGGCGTACATCCGGGCGAACACCAGCGAGAACGGGAACTTGCGGCCATAGGGGCAGCGCACCAGCAGGGTGCCGGCCACCTCGCCGGTCGGTTGGTAGTGGTCGGCGCGCAGCTGAACCCCGTCGCGCATCGGGATCTGCTCCCGGCGCACGGTATAACCGGTGGTGGGCGGCGGCAGTCGCCGTAGCGCCCGGTTCACCACAACATCGGCAAGCCGTGGCGAGGTAGTGGCCACGCGATCAGTATTTGTAGTGCGGGGCCAGCTGGTGGGCGCGCATCAGGTTCTCGGTGGGGCAGTCCACATCCGGGTTGGAGTACACCGGCGAGTAGTACAGCGACTGCTGGATCAACCCGTAGCTGGTCTTGAACGCCACCATGCAGGAGAACCACCACCGGTTGTTCCACTCGGTGGGCTTCATGACCCAGTACTGCGCCGCCCGGTGCCCGTTGATGTCCATCTCGATGGCGTCAGCCGGAATCGACTCGTCGTAGCTGCGCCACACGAACGTCTCGACGGCCATCTGGTAGTTGCCGGAGTCGAATTCGCAGCGCACACCCTCGACCGGCTTGGGCGGAGTGAATGCCAGGCCCAACTGTGCGATGACGTCGTAGGGGATGTCCTCGCAGGCGTCGAACGGACGCGGGTTGGTGATGTTGACCGCTTTGCTCGAGGTGGTCGGGGGTGCCAGCGGTATCGCGGTGGAACGCAATTGCACCGCGGACCCGCCGGCGACGTCGTGATTGGGGGGTGTCTGTTGCCAGACCATCACGACGGCCATCACCAGCGCTCCCAACGCGGTGATCAGACGCAGTTTGGTGAGCATGACACTCCTCTTTTCCGCCCGGTGTTCTGCCGGGAGTGTACAAGTTGTGGCACCGGCCACTGCCCGGAAGGCGAGAACACGTTCTAATTCTTCCTACCTATTAGGCTGAAGCCTCGTGACCACCCATGAGCGCAGGGCCGCAGATGGCCCAACTCTGTGGGCGATCTCTGACTTGCACACCGGCCACCTGGGCAATAAGCCGATCACCGAGGCGCTGCATCCGGTCACCGGTGACGACTGGCTGATCGTCGCCGGTGACGTGGCGGAGCGCACCGACGAGATCCGCTGGGCGCTGGATCTGCTGCGCAAGCGGTTCGCCAAGGTCATCTGGGTGCCCGGCAACCACGAGCTGTGGACCACCAACAAGGACCCGATGCAGGTGTTCGGCCGCTCGCGCTATGACTATCTGGTCGACATGTGCGACCAAATGGGTGTCATCACCCCCGAGCACCCTTTTCCGGTCTGGACCGAGCAGGGCGGCCCGGCCACCATCGTGCCGATGTTCCTGCTCTACGACTACACGTTCCTTCCGGCCGGAGCGACGAGCAAGGCCGAAGGCCTGGCCATTGCACGGGAGAACAACGTGGTCGCCACCGACGAGTT is a window from the Mycobacterium sp. SVM_VP21 genome containing:
- a CDS encoding DUF3558 domain-containing protein, producing the protein MLTKLRLITALGALVMAVVMVWQQTPPNHDVAGGSAVQLRSTAIPLAPPTTSSKAVNITNPRPFDACEDIPYDVIAQLGLAFTPPKPVEGVRCEFDSGNYQMAVETFVWRSYDESIPADAIEMDINGHRAAQYWVMKPTEWNNRWWFSCMVAFKTSYGLIQQSLYYSPVYSNPDVDCPTENLMRAHQLAPHYKY
- a CDS encoding metallophosphoesterase gives rise to the protein MTTHERRAADGPTLWAISDLHTGHLGNKPITEALHPVTGDDWLIVAGDVAERTDEIRWALDLLRKRFAKVIWVPGNHELWTTNKDPMQVFGRSRYDYLVDMCDQMGVITPEHPFPVWTEQGGPATIVPMFLLYDYTFLPAGATSKAEGLAIARENNVVATDEFLLSPEPYGTRDAWCRDRVAVTRKRLEDLDWMTPTVLVNHFPMVRQPCDALFYPEFSLWCGTVETADWHTRYNATCSVYGHLHIPRTTFYDGVRFEEVSVGYPREWRRRQPHRWLRQILPEPYYPPGYLNEFGGHFAITDEMREASAKFAERLRQRRAR
- a CDS encoding CocE/NonD family hydrolase — its product is MATTSPRLADVVVNRALRRLPPPTTGYTVRREQIPMRDGVQLRADHYQPTGEVAGTLLVRCPYGRKFPFSLVFARMYAARGYRVILQSVRGTFGSGGAFEPMVNEAADGADTVAWMRTQPWFTGSFGTIGLSYLGFTQWALLADPPPELKAAVITVGPHDLYQSTWGVGSFALNDFLGWSHMMAHQEVRPRIRAGLQQLTAQRRVKRAAAALPLGSAGRALLGDGSPWYESWVEHPDRDDPFWDRLRHPVALEQTRVPVLLLSGWQDLFLDQALAQFATLGDRGAEVALTVGPWTHTEMLTKGLRTVTTESLAWLGTHLAGTDGPARTSPVRVSITGGGGWRDLPDWPPESTGRSWWLQPGGRLAESPVADGATDSASFHYDPADPTPTVGGRLLAPGGGYQRDDVLARRADVLTFTGEPLTADVEVFGSPVVELAHCSDNPHVDLFIRVSEVDSRGRSRNVSDGYRRLNQSSGTVRITLDQIAHRFAAGSRVRLLIAGGCHPRFARNLGTGEPAISGAAQRPATHTIDLGSSVLVLPVHAVR
- a CDS encoding DUF5642 family protein — its product is MASVVVVVVIGASVMPRMDRGRRLAARYGLVLLTALGAGVTLAGCGTSTEVAPAGPAVAQSPISQAPAAGANPVAYDISRVDAVSNDFPQGFTAQAHPAKTLGQADIDGSAVAAFTDAQVDPPQCRSVVIPPYVDPTVGTEAAGVIGQGDQGNMYVVALRSPNPIAVAADPAGCEQISLAGSPEATGTVQRIAAPAIDGVTTTGVKLSVADPAEDPDYLYTAALDERTSVVVMGSADQQLDPQRLMSDLLVKAVSAVRGQQQS